CTCCGGGCGCGGACCCGGCGTAGGACCGGGATGGGGCGGCGGCATCGGCGGCGGCGTCTATCGCGTAGGCGGCGGGGTGAGCGCCCCGCGCATCGTGTTTCAGCCCGACCCTGAATATTCGGAGGAAGCCCGCAAGGCCAAGTACCAGGGGACGGTGGTGCTGTACGTGGAGGTCGGCACGGACGGCCGCACCCACAACATCCGCATCCAGCGTTCGCTGGGATTGGGCCTGGATGAGAAGGCCGTCGAGGCGGTGCGCTCCTGGAAGTTCGAGCCGGCCCGCAAGGACGGCCAGCCGGTGACCGTAGGGGTCAACATCGAGGTCAACTTCCGGCTCTACTAGCGGGACTTCTCGCGCTATCCCATAAGGAGAAAGTTTTCAGCCCTATGTATGTTCCCGCGACCCAACTGCGCCCCGGCATGGTGGTGATGCACGGCAAAGACC
This genomic interval from Terriglobales bacterium contains the following:
- a CDS encoding energy transducer TonB; amino-acid sequence: SGRGPGVGPGWGGGIGGGVYRVGGGVSAPRIVFQPDPEYSEEARKAKYQGTVVLYVEVGTDGRTHNIRIQRSLGLGLDEKAVEAVRSWKFEPARKDGQPVTVGVNIEVNFRLY